One Carassius auratus strain Wakin chromosome 3, ASM336829v1, whole genome shotgun sequence genomic region harbors:
- the LOC113049384 gene encoding bromodomain-containing protein 4-like isoform X2: protein MDYKMHSKSNDLLDFQTLDALLEKIAHCSVPVKREPSEECNGISGALPVEPAPGSRLNEWCPAPPPPVPLPAIHPTIMGDGLDAMQMSGSSISQGQSLSQASSYYNPCPPETINPSRPKRQTNQLQYLLKVVMKTLWKHQFAWPFHSPVDAIKLNLPDYYKIIKNPMDMGTIKKRLENNYYVNAQECIQDFNTMFTNCYIYNKSGDDIVLMAEALEKAFLHKISEMPQQEIELTTTSGKGRGRGRKDPDMNLKIAPGLESTHTNPQTRGLSSLAPGPQTRGPPQGPPTLPPQSTMQALPPRVPPSLPSHPPLAPQLGPPFSMGPTDCNPQVSLMTAVPPPTQTTLPPVLMQQSTPSILQSPIPIPPKQPRKSQKRKADTTTPTANDPLNESSPAESKSGKTLPRRDSTRPSKLSKKEAPDSQHHWTPATGTHSPKQQEQLRYCSGIVKDMFAKKHAAYAWPFYKPVDVDALGLHDYLDIIKHPMDLSTIKEKLENRQYRDAQEFAADVRLMFSNCYKYNPPDHEVVAMARKLQDVFEMRFAKMPDEPEEMLGPTSAPVLHQAPVKTQPPMGTASSSDSSSDSSSESESSTDDSEEERAQRLAELQEQLKAVHEQLAALSQPQASKPKKKEKEKKEKKKDKHKKKAGVMPALEEILEPPLTLKNPGKPKNKDPLPKKPKKPSKKEGGKGSGRSMAPPGAAPPTLQPVVSLDPEEELGLSGGAPMAGMPAGEKCKPMSYEEKRQLSLDINKLPGDKLGRVVHIIQSREPSLKNSNPDEIEIDFETLKPSTLRELERYVSSCLRKNKKPAVPEKSMEAMSAAKTKGSSSEMGSSSESSSSESEDSETGMPSKPKKRGRGEGKKAHHQVVAPSMPQQQVPHQPQAPVLQPSVQLKLQQQHSSPAAYMPPPVTALEPSQLLENPFDPLAHFVQPLMHLPHHANDSPSPAPPHLNAHPPGGPVSPETHPFLNQHPILPSPALHNAMPQQPSRPSNRAAPLPTKPPQQSTPQQQQQPQQTLPQQLQSQQPPQPQHHLPPHLLHPPQQIRQRPLSPPTLTPEGQLSSQPPQMLLEDDEEPVPSMPLPMYLQHLHPNRLQQQLPASLMQSLQSRPQQPGQQSLLQSVQVQSQMSQQSSLPPPQIPVQTQAQPAAAHQPSPQLSQHQARHMHMQQLSFSQGPVQTTQTQPSQHKVSMPSTKAQQIIQQQQQQHHSPRQHKSDSYNSAHMRDNPSQLIMHSPQISQYALVHQSPPQAKKEPQQGPSILGGIKEEKLPPSPVRRGEPFSPAMRQDPHKHPESKPTMPSHSQQKADMKQLESSRPVIRSSEQSGPPPSMQDKEKFKPEPKTPVAPKKDVKLKNMGSWASLAQKSTSAPSSGLKSSSDSFEQFRRVAREKEEREKALKAQAEQAEKDRLRREQEKLRGRDEEDSIDTSRRPQEEPRRRPEQQQVQPPQQQQHQPQPQAQNTAQPPSAPQPSQGPPQSPAASQSALDQQRELARRREQERRRREAMAATIDMNFQSDLMAIFEENLF from the exons AGAGCCCAGCGAGGAGTGCAATGGAATTAGCGGTGCTCTCCCTGTGGAGCCCGCGCCCGGCTCGAGACTGAACGAGTGGTGTCCTGCCCCACCCCCTCCCGTCCCTCTGCCCGCGATCCATCCCACCATTATGGGGGACGGCCTGGATGCAATGCAGATGTCGGGGAGCAGCATCAGTCAGGGGCAGTCCTTGTCCCAAGCCTCTAGCTACTACAACCCCTGCCCCCCAGAAACCATTAACCCTTCCCGGCCCAAGCGCCAGACCAACCAGCTGCAGTACCTGCTGAAGGTGGTGATGAAGACTCTTTGGAAGCACCAGTTCGCTTGGCCTTTCCATTCTCCTGTTGACGCCATTAAGCTGAATCTGCCT GACTATTACAAGATAATCAAAAATCCTATGGACATGGGAACAATCAAGAAACGCCTAGAGAACAATTACTACGTCAATGCCCAAGAATGTATTCAAGACTTCAACACCATGTTTACTAACTGTTACATTTACAATAAG TCTGGGGATGACATAGTCTTAATGGCAGAAGCTCTGGAGAAGGCTTTCCTCCACAAGATTTCGGAGATGCCCCAGCAGGAGATTGAGTTGACGACCACATCCGGCAAGGGTCGTGGCCGGGGCAGGAAGGATCCAG ACATGAACCTGAAGATTGCACCTGGCCTGGAGTCTACGCATACAAACCCTCAAACACGTGGCCTTTCCAGTCTTGCCCCTGGGCCACAAACGAGAGGACCACCACAGGGTCCGCCTACTTTACCTCCCCAGTCCACCATGCAAGCCTTGCCCCCTCGAGTACCCCCTTCACTCCCTTCACATCCTCCCCTTGCACCTCAGTTAGGGCCACCTTTTTCTATGGGCCCCACAGACTGCAACCCACAGGTCTCTTTGATGACGGCTGTGCCTCCTCCGACCCAAACTACTCTGCCGCCCGTGCTAATGCAGCAGAGCACCCCTTCTATTCTACAAAGCCCCATCCCAATTCCTCCCAAA CAACCGAGAAAAAGTCAGAAAAGGAAAGCAGACACCACGACACCTACTGCAAACGACCCGCTGAACGAGTCCTCGCCTGCTGAGTCAAAGTCAGGAAAGACTCTGCCGCGCCGGGATAGTACACGACCAAGCAAACTATCCAAAAAAGAGGCACCAGACTCCCAGCACCATTGGACGCCTGCCACTGGGACCCACAGTCCCAAGCAACAAGAGCAGCTACGCTACTGCTCCGGCATTGTAAAAGACATGTTTGCTAAGAAGCATGCAGCATACGCTTGGCCCTTCTACAAGCCAGTGGATGTGGATGCTTTAGGATTACACGATTACCTTGACATCATCAAGCATCCCATGGACCTCAGCACTATTAAG GAAAAGTTGGAAAACAGACAGTACAGAGATGCTCAGGAGTTTGCAGCAGATGTACGGTTAATGTTCTCCAACTGTTACAAGTACAACCCTCCAGACCATGAAGTGGTGGCTATGGCACGTAAACTGCAG GATGTGTTTGAGATGCGTTTTGCTAAGATGCCAGATGAGCCAGAGGAAATGCTGGGACCCACTTCTGCGCCTGTGCTCCACCAGGCTCCTGTCAAGACACAGCCACCCATGGGCACGGCCTCGTCCTCGGACAGCTCCAGTGATTCCTCATCTGAATCAGAATCCTCCACGGACGACTCTGAAGAGGAGAGAGCCCAGAGGCTAGCAGAGCTTCAGGAGCAG CTGAAAGCGGTTCATGAGCAGCTGGCTGCCTTGTCCCAGCCTCAGGCCAGCAAACCaaagaaaaaagagaaggaaaagaaggagaagaagaaagacaagCACAAAAAGAAAGCGGGAGTCATGCCTGCACTGGAAGAGATCCTGGAGCCGCCTCTTACCCTCAAGAATCCAGGAAAGCCCAAGAACAAGGATCCTCTGCCTAAGAAGCCCAAGAAGCCGAG CAAGAAGGAGGGAGGTAAGGGTAGTGGTCGCTCCATGGCTCCTCCAGGTGCCGCTCCACCAACCCTGCAACCTGTGGTGAGTCTGGATCCTGAGGAGGAACTGGGTCTCAGTGGAGGAGCTCCAATGGCAGGCATGCCTGCTGGAGAGAAGTGTAAGCCTATGTCCTATGAAGAAAAGAGACAGCTGAGTCTGGACATTAACAAGCTGCCTGGAGACAAGCTGGGCCGTGTGGTCCACATCATCCAGTCCCGCGAACCCTCGCTTAAGAACTCCAACCCAGACGAGATTGAGATCGACTTTGAGACGTTGAAGCCTTCTACGTTGCGGGAACTGGAGAGATACGTGTCGTCCTGCCTTCGCAAGAATAAGAAGCCCGCCG TTCCAGAGAAGTCCATGGAGGCAATGAGTGCTGCAAAGACAAAAGGCTCATCATCCGAGATGGGCAGCAGCAGTGAGTCCAGCTCCTCAGAAAGTGAAGACTCAGAGACAG GGATGCCTTCTAAGCCGAAGAAGAGAGGGAGAGGTGAAGGAAAGAAGGCTCATCACCAGGTGGTGGCTCCAAGCATGCCTCAGCAGCAAGTTCCCCATCAACCCCAGGCCCCTGTACTGCAGCCCAGTGTTCAGCTGAAGCTGCAGCAGCAGCATTCGTCTCCCGCTGCTTACATGCCTCCTCCCGTCACAGCTCTGGAGCCCTCACAGCTCCTGGAAAACCCCTTTGACCCTCTAGCCCACTTCGTCCAGCCCCTCATGCACCTTCCCCATCATGCCAATGACTCGCCCTCTCCTGCGCCTCCTCACCTCAACGCTCACCCTCCAGGAGGCCCAGTGTCTCCTGAGACCCACCCATTCCTGAACCAGCACCCCATCCTCCCATCCCCAG CCCTGCACAACGCAATGCCTCAGCAGCCTTCAAGGCCCAGTAATAGGGCAGCCCCGCTACCTACTAAACCTCCGCAGCAAAGCACgccccagcagcagcagcaacccCAACAGACCCTGCCGCAGCAGCTCCAGTCCCAGCAACCCCCTCAGCCCCAGCACCACCTCCCTCCTCACCTCCTGCATCCTCCCCAGCAAATCCGCCAGCGGCCCCTCTCCCCACCCACGCTCACTCCCGAGGGTCAGCTATCCTCCCAGCCCCCACAGATGCTGCTAGAGGACGACGAGGAGCCTGTTCCCTCCATGCCCCTGCCCATGTACCTGCAGCACCTGCATCCGAACCGCCTGCAGCAGCAGTTGCCGGCATCACTAATGCAGTCTCTGCAGAGCAGGCCGCAGCAGCCGGGCCAGCAGTCTCTGCTGCAGTCAGTGCAGGTTCAGTCTCAGATGAGCCAGCAGAGCTCCCTGCCCCCACCGCAGATTCCTGTTCAGACTCAAGCCCAGCCGGCTGCGGCGCACCAGCCCTCCCCGCAGCTCTCGCAGCATCAGGCCAGACACATGCACATGCAGCAGCTGAGCTTCTCTCAAGGCCCTGTGCAGACCACACAAACGCAGCCTAGTCAACACAAAGTCTCCATGCCCTCCACAAAAGCACAGCAGAttatccagcagcagcagcagcagcatcactcTCCACGTCAACACAAGTCTGACTCCTATAACTCGG CACACATGCGAGATAACCCCTCCCAGCTCATTATGCATTCTCCTCAAATCTCTCAGTATGCTTTAGTCCACCAGTCCCCTCCTCAGGCCAAAAAG GAACCACAGCAAGGACCTTCAATTTTAGGTGGCATTAAAGAAGAGAAGCTGCCTCCTTCACCTGTGAGGCGTGGTGAACCCTTCAGTCCAGCCATGAGACAAGACCCTCACAAGCACCCAGAGAGCAAACCCACAATGCCAAGCCACAGTCAACAGA AAGCAGATATGAAACAACTTGAAAGTTCCCGTCCTGTCATCCGCTCCTCTGAGCAGAGCGGTCCACCACCTTCCATGCAGGACAAAGAGAAATTCAAACCGGAGCCCAAGACTCCTGTGGCGCCTAAAAAG GATGTGAAACTGAAGAACATGGGTTCCTGGGCAAGCCTGGCGCAGAAATCCACCTCTGCTCCCTCGTCTGGTCTGAAGTCCTCCAGCGACAGCTTTGAACAGTTTCGACGTGTGGCCCGAGAGAAGGAAGAGCGAGAGAAAGCCCTGAAGGCTCAGGCCGAGCAAGCAGAGAAAGACCGTCTGCGCAGAGAACAAGAGAAACTTCG CGGGCGAGATGAGGAGGACTCCATTGACACGTCTCGAAGGCCTCAGGAGGAGCCCCGCAGGCGGCCAGAGCAACAGCAGGTTCAGCCGCCACAACAGCAGCAGCACCAACCTCAGCCGCAAGCCCAGAACACGGCCCAACCGCCCTCGGCCCCACAGCCGTCTCAAGGCCCACCCCAGTCCCCTGCGGCTTCCCAGAGTGCACTTGACCAGCAGAGGGAGCTCGCACGTCGCCGGGaacaggagaggaggaggagagaggcg ATGGCAGCTACAATTGACATGAATTTCCAAAGCGATTTGATGGCTATCTTTGAGGAGAACTTGTTCTGA
- the LOC113049384 gene encoding bromodomain-containing protein 4-like isoform X3, translating to MGDGLDAMQMSGSSISQGQSLSQASSYYNPCPPETINPSRPKRQTNQLQYLLKVVMKTLWKHQFAWPFHSPVDAIKLNLPDYYKIIKNPMDMGTIKKRLENNYYVNAQECIQDFNTMFTNCYIYNKSGDDIVLMAEALEKAFLHKISEMPQQEIELTTTSGKGRGRGRKDPDMNLKIAPGLESTHTNPQTRGLSSLAPGPQTRGPPQGPPTLPPQSTMQALPPRVPPSLPSHPPLAPQLGPPFSMGPTDCNPQVSLMTAVPPPTQTTLPPVLMQQSTPSILQSPIPIPPKQPRKSQKRKADTTTPTANDPLNESSPAESKSGKTLPRRDSTRPSKLSKKEAPDSQHHWTPATGTHSPKQQEQLRYCSGIVKDMFAKKHAAYAWPFYKPVDVDALGLHDYLDIIKHPMDLSTIKEKLENRQYRDAQEFAADVRLMFSNCYKYNPPDHEVVAMARKLQDVFEMRFAKMPDEPEEMLGPTSAPVLHQAPVKTQPPMGTASSSDSSSDSSSESESSTDDSEEERAQRLAELQEQLKAVHEQLAALSQPQASKPKKKEKEKKEKKKDKHKKKAGVMPALEEILEPPLTLKNPGKPKNKDPLPKKPKKPSKKEGGKGSGRSMAPPGAAPPTLQPVVSLDPEEELGLSGGAPMAGMPAGEKCKPMSYEEKRQLSLDINKLPGDKLGRVVHIIQSREPSLKNSNPDEIEIDFETLKPSTLRELERYVSSCLRKNKKPAVPEKSMEAMSAAKTKGSSSEMGSSSESSSSESEDSETGMPSKPKKRGRGEGKKAHHQVVAPSMPQQQVPHQPQAPVLQPSVQLKLQQQHSSPAAYMPPPVTALEPSQLLENPFDPLAHFVQPLMHLPHHANDSPSPAPPHLNAHPPGGPVSPETHPFLNQHPILPSPALHNAMPQQPSRPSNRAAPLPTKPPQQSTPQQQQQPQQTLPQQLQSQQPPQPQHHLPPHLLHPPQQIRQRPLSPPTLTPEGQLSSQPPQMLLEDDEEPVPSMPLPMYLQHLHPNRLQQQLPASLMQSLQSRPQQPGQQSLLQSVQVQSQMSQQSSLPPPQIPVQTQAQPAAAHQPSPQLSQHQARHMHMQQLSFSQGPVQTTQTQPSQHKVSMPSTKAQQIIQQQQQQHHSPRQHKSDSYNSAHMRDNPSQLIMHSPQISQYALVHQSPPQAKKEPQQGPSILGGIKEEKLPPSPVRRGEPFSPAMRQDPHKHPESKPTMPSHSQQKADMKQLESSRPVIRSSEQSGPPPSMQDKEKFKPEPKTPVAPKKVQDVKLKNMGSWASLAQKSTSAPSSGLKSSSDSFEQFRRVAREKEEREKALKAQAEQAEKDRLRREQEKLRGRDEEDSIDTSRRPQEEPRRRPEQQQVQPPQQQQHQPQPQAQNTAQPPSAPQPSQGPPQSPAASQSALDQQRELARRREQERRRREAMAATIDMNFQSDLMAIFEENLF from the exons ATGGGGGACGGCCTGGATGCAATGCAGATGTCGGGGAGCAGCATCAGTCAGGGGCAGTCCTTGTCCCAAGCCTCTAGCTACTACAACCCCTGCCCCCCAGAAACCATTAACCCTTCCCGGCCCAAGCGCCAGACCAACCAGCTGCAGTACCTGCTGAAGGTGGTGATGAAGACTCTTTGGAAGCACCAGTTCGCTTGGCCTTTCCATTCTCCTGTTGACGCCATTAAGCTGAATCTGCCT GACTATTACAAGATAATCAAAAATCCTATGGACATGGGAACAATCAAGAAACGCCTAGAGAACAATTACTACGTCAATGCCCAAGAATGTATTCAAGACTTCAACACCATGTTTACTAACTGTTACATTTACAATAAG TCTGGGGATGACATAGTCTTAATGGCAGAAGCTCTGGAGAAGGCTTTCCTCCACAAGATTTCGGAGATGCCCCAGCAGGAGATTGAGTTGACGACCACATCCGGCAAGGGTCGTGGCCGGGGCAGGAAGGATCCAG ACATGAACCTGAAGATTGCACCTGGCCTGGAGTCTACGCATACAAACCCTCAAACACGTGGCCTTTCCAGTCTTGCCCCTGGGCCACAAACGAGAGGACCACCACAGGGTCCGCCTACTTTACCTCCCCAGTCCACCATGCAAGCCTTGCCCCCTCGAGTACCCCCTTCACTCCCTTCACATCCTCCCCTTGCACCTCAGTTAGGGCCACCTTTTTCTATGGGCCCCACAGACTGCAACCCACAGGTCTCTTTGATGACGGCTGTGCCTCCTCCGACCCAAACTACTCTGCCGCCCGTGCTAATGCAGCAGAGCACCCCTTCTATTCTACAAAGCCCCATCCCAATTCCTCCCAAA CAACCGAGAAAAAGTCAGAAAAGGAAAGCAGACACCACGACACCTACTGCAAACGACCCGCTGAACGAGTCCTCGCCTGCTGAGTCAAAGTCAGGAAAGACTCTGCCGCGCCGGGATAGTACACGACCAAGCAAACTATCCAAAAAAGAGGCACCAGACTCCCAGCACCATTGGACGCCTGCCACTGGGACCCACAGTCCCAAGCAACAAGAGCAGCTACGCTACTGCTCCGGCATTGTAAAAGACATGTTTGCTAAGAAGCATGCAGCATACGCTTGGCCCTTCTACAAGCCAGTGGATGTGGATGCTTTAGGATTACACGATTACCTTGACATCATCAAGCATCCCATGGACCTCAGCACTATTAAG GAAAAGTTGGAAAACAGACAGTACAGAGATGCTCAGGAGTTTGCAGCAGATGTACGGTTAATGTTCTCCAACTGTTACAAGTACAACCCTCCAGACCATGAAGTGGTGGCTATGGCACGTAAACTGCAG GATGTGTTTGAGATGCGTTTTGCTAAGATGCCAGATGAGCCAGAGGAAATGCTGGGACCCACTTCTGCGCCTGTGCTCCACCAGGCTCCTGTCAAGACACAGCCACCCATGGGCACGGCCTCGTCCTCGGACAGCTCCAGTGATTCCTCATCTGAATCAGAATCCTCCACGGACGACTCTGAAGAGGAGAGAGCCCAGAGGCTAGCAGAGCTTCAGGAGCAG CTGAAAGCGGTTCATGAGCAGCTGGCTGCCTTGTCCCAGCCTCAGGCCAGCAAACCaaagaaaaaagagaaggaaaagaaggagaagaagaaagacaagCACAAAAAGAAAGCGGGAGTCATGCCTGCACTGGAAGAGATCCTGGAGCCGCCTCTTACCCTCAAGAATCCAGGAAAGCCCAAGAACAAGGATCCTCTGCCTAAGAAGCCCAAGAAGCCGAG CAAGAAGGAGGGAGGTAAGGGTAGTGGTCGCTCCATGGCTCCTCCAGGTGCCGCTCCACCAACCCTGCAACCTGTGGTGAGTCTGGATCCTGAGGAGGAACTGGGTCTCAGTGGAGGAGCTCCAATGGCAGGCATGCCTGCTGGAGAGAAGTGTAAGCCTATGTCCTATGAAGAAAAGAGACAGCTGAGTCTGGACATTAACAAGCTGCCTGGAGACAAGCTGGGCCGTGTGGTCCACATCATCCAGTCCCGCGAACCCTCGCTTAAGAACTCCAACCCAGACGAGATTGAGATCGACTTTGAGACGTTGAAGCCTTCTACGTTGCGGGAACTGGAGAGATACGTGTCGTCCTGCCTTCGCAAGAATAAGAAGCCCGCCG TTCCAGAGAAGTCCATGGAGGCAATGAGTGCTGCAAAGACAAAAGGCTCATCATCCGAGATGGGCAGCAGCAGTGAGTCCAGCTCCTCAGAAAGTGAAGACTCAGAGACAG GGATGCCTTCTAAGCCGAAGAAGAGAGGGAGAGGTGAAGGAAAGAAGGCTCATCACCAGGTGGTGGCTCCAAGCATGCCTCAGCAGCAAGTTCCCCATCAACCCCAGGCCCCTGTACTGCAGCCCAGTGTTCAGCTGAAGCTGCAGCAGCAGCATTCGTCTCCCGCTGCTTACATGCCTCCTCCCGTCACAGCTCTGGAGCCCTCACAGCTCCTGGAAAACCCCTTTGACCCTCTAGCCCACTTCGTCCAGCCCCTCATGCACCTTCCCCATCATGCCAATGACTCGCCCTCTCCTGCGCCTCCTCACCTCAACGCTCACCCTCCAGGAGGCCCAGTGTCTCCTGAGACCCACCCATTCCTGAACCAGCACCCCATCCTCCCATCCCCAG CCCTGCACAACGCAATGCCTCAGCAGCCTTCAAGGCCCAGTAATAGGGCAGCCCCGCTACCTACTAAACCTCCGCAGCAAAGCACgccccagcagcagcagcaacccCAACAGACCCTGCCGCAGCAGCTCCAGTCCCAGCAACCCCCTCAGCCCCAGCACCACCTCCCTCCTCACCTCCTGCATCCTCCCCAGCAAATCCGCCAGCGGCCCCTCTCCCCACCCACGCTCACTCCCGAGGGTCAGCTATCCTCCCAGCCCCCACAGATGCTGCTAGAGGACGACGAGGAGCCTGTTCCCTCCATGCCCCTGCCCATGTACCTGCAGCACCTGCATCCGAACCGCCTGCAGCAGCAGTTGCCGGCATCACTAATGCAGTCTCTGCAGAGCAGGCCGCAGCAGCCGGGCCAGCAGTCTCTGCTGCAGTCAGTGCAGGTTCAGTCTCAGATGAGCCAGCAGAGCTCCCTGCCCCCACCGCAGATTCCTGTTCAGACTCAAGCCCAGCCGGCTGCGGCGCACCAGCCCTCCCCGCAGCTCTCGCAGCATCAGGCCAGACACATGCACATGCAGCAGCTGAGCTTCTCTCAAGGCCCTGTGCAGACCACACAAACGCAGCCTAGTCAACACAAAGTCTCCATGCCCTCCACAAAAGCACAGCAGAttatccagcagcagcagcagcagcatcactcTCCACGTCAACACAAGTCTGACTCCTATAACTCGG CACACATGCGAGATAACCCCTCCCAGCTCATTATGCATTCTCCTCAAATCTCTCAGTATGCTTTAGTCCACCAGTCCCCTCCTCAGGCCAAAAAG GAACCACAGCAAGGACCTTCAATTTTAGGTGGCATTAAAGAAGAGAAGCTGCCTCCTTCACCTGTGAGGCGTGGTGAACCCTTCAGTCCAGCCATGAGACAAGACCCTCACAAGCACCCAGAGAGCAAACCCACAATGCCAAGCCACAGTCAACAGA AAGCAGATATGAAACAACTTGAAAGTTCCCGTCCTGTCATCCGCTCCTCTGAGCAGAGCGGTCCACCACCTTCCATGCAGGACAAAGAGAAATTCAAACCGGAGCCCAAGACTCCTGTGGCGCCTAAAAAGGTACAG GATGTGAAACTGAAGAACATGGGTTCCTGGGCAAGCCTGGCGCAGAAATCCACCTCTGCTCCCTCGTCTGGTCTGAAGTCCTCCAGCGACAGCTTTGAACAGTTTCGACGTGTGGCCCGAGAGAAGGAAGAGCGAGAGAAAGCCCTGAAGGCTCAGGCCGAGCAAGCAGAGAAAGACCGTCTGCGCAGAGAACAAGAGAAACTTCG CGGGCGAGATGAGGAGGACTCCATTGACACGTCTCGAAGGCCTCAGGAGGAGCCCCGCAGGCGGCCAGAGCAACAGCAGGTTCAGCCGCCACAACAGCAGCAGCACCAACCTCAGCCGCAAGCCCAGAACACGGCCCAACCGCCCTCGGCCCCACAGCCGTCTCAAGGCCCACCCCAGTCCCCTGCGGCTTCCCAGAGTGCACTTGACCAGCAGAGGGAGCTCGCACGTCGCCGGGaacaggagaggaggaggagagaggcg ATGGCAGCTACAATTGACATGAATTTCCAAAGCGATTTGATGGCTATCTTTGAGGAGAACTTGTTCTGA